A genomic stretch from Lathyrus oleraceus cultivar Zhongwan6 chromosome 2, CAAS_Psat_ZW6_1.0, whole genome shotgun sequence includes:
- the LOC127119728 gene encoding probable sphingolipid transporter spinster homolog 2 isoform X2 — MVPKSAQTTNPSWFTPKRLLGIFCVINLINYVDRGAIASNGVNGSLATCTDSGVCTSGTGIQGDFNLNNFQDGVLSSAFLVGLLIASPIFASLAKSHNPFRLIGVGLSVWTIAIAGCGSSFDFWSIAICRMLVGVGEASFISLAAPFIDDNAPAAQKTAWLATFYMCIPAGTALGYVYGGLVGSQFNWRVAFWGEAIFMLPFPILGFLIKPLQLKGFAPMESKQALTSNEANASENGADGMLVVDQAFIRGSSLTSNLRNQFTRFSKDMQELLHDRVYVINVLGYISYNFVIGAYSYWGPKAGYSIYHMSNADLLFGGITIVCGIFGTLAGGMILDKMTSTISNAFKLLSGATFLGAIFCLIAFLFKGLSGFIVFFSVGELLIFATMAPVNYVSLRCVKPSLRPLSMAISTVSIHIFGDVPSAPLVGILQEPF, encoded by the exons atggttcccaaatctgCTCAAACTACCAATCCTTCTTGGTTTACGCCCAAAAG GCTTCTAGGTATATTTTGTGTCATAAACTTGATTAACTATGTGGACCGTGGAGCTATAGCTAGCAATGGTGTTAATGGAAGTCTTGCAACTTGTACTGATTCTGGTGTTTGTACTTCCGGTACTGGAATTCA GGGAGATTTTAACTTGAACAATTTTCAAGATGGAGTTCTTTCATCTGCATTTTTGGTTGGACTTTTAATTGCTTCTCCAATATTTGCTTCTCTTGCCAAAAG TCACAATCCATTCCGCCTTATTGGTGTTGGATTGTCTGTTTGGACAATTGCGATAGCTGGATGTGGTAGCTCTTTTGATTTTTGGTCTATTGCAATATGCCGAAT GCTAGTTGGTGTAGGCGAGGCTTCCTTCATAAGTCTTGCTGCACCATTCATAGATGACAATGCTCCTGCTGCACAG AAAACAGCATGGCTTGCTACATTTTACATGTGTATACCAGCTGGAACTGCTCTGGGCTATGTTTATGGTGGATTG GTTGGAAGCCAATTTAACTGGCGTGTTGCATTCTGGGGTGAGGCAATTTTTATGCTTCCTTTTCCCATATTGGGTTTTTTAATAAAGCCTTTGCAGTTGAAAG GATTTGCTCCCATGGAATCCAAGCAGGCACTAACATCTAACGAAGCAAATGCTTCAGAAAATGGAG CTGATGGCATGCTTGTTGTAGATCAAGCCTTTATCAGAGGATCCAG CTTAACATCCAACTTGAGGAATCAGTTCACCAGATTCTCAAAAGATATGCAAGAGCTTTTGCATGACCGTGTGTATGTTATAAATGTTCTAg GGTACATATCATACAATTTTGTCATTGGAGCTTACTCTTACTGGGGGCCAAAGGCTGGATATAGTATCTACCATATG AGTAATGCTGACTTGTTGTTTGGAGGTATTACAATTGTTTGTGGGATATTTGGTACTCTAGCTGGAGGCATGATTCTTGATAAGATGACTTCAACAATCTCAAATGCTTTCAAG CTTCTTTCTGGAGCAACATTTCTAGGGGCAATCTTTTGTTTGATTGCTTTCCTTTTCAAGGGCTTGTCTGGTTTCATTGTCTTCTTCTCTGTGGGTGAACTGCTGATATTCGCCACCATG GCTCCGGTAAATTATGTTTCTCTCCGTTGTGTAAAACCAAGTTTGAGGCCTTTGTCTATGGCAATCTCTACTGTGTCAATCCATATCTTTGGCGATGTCCCTTCCGCACCACTTGTCGGGATCCTGCAG GAACCTTTTTGA
- the LOC127119729 gene encoding mitochondrial carnitine/acylcarnitine carrier-like protein has product MGDVAKDLTAGTIGGAAQLVVGHPFDTIKVKLQSQPTPLPGQVPKYSGAIDAVKKTIAAEGPSGLYKGMGAPLATVAAFNAVLFTVRGQMETLLRSSPGDTLTINQQVVCGAAAGLSVSFLACPTELLKCRLQAQSALAGSGTATLAVKYGGPMDVARHVLRSEGGVRGLFKGLIPTMAREIPGNAAMFGVYEATKQLIAGGTDTSKLGRGSLMASGGLAGAAFWCMVYPTDVVKSVLQVDDYKNPKFSGSIDAFRRIKATEGIKGLYKGFGPAMFRSVPANAACFLAYEMTRSALG; this is encoded by the exons ATGGGAGATGTGGCTAAGGACCTTACTGCTGGAACTATTGGAGGGGCGGCACAACTAGTAGTTGGTCACCCATTCGACACCATAAAGGTCAAGCTTCAAAGCCAGCCTACACCACTTCCTGGCCAGGTTCCGAAATATTCCGGTGCAATTGATGCTGTCAAGAAGACAATAGCAGCTGAAGGTCCAAGTGGCTTATACAAAGGTATGGGAGCACCACTTGCTACCGTAGCCGCCTTCAATGCTGTCCTATTTACGGTTAGAGGCCAAATGGAAACATTGTTGAGATCATCTCCTGGTGATACCCTAACAATAAACCAGCAGGTTGTTTGTGGAGCTGCAGCTGGACTTTCTGTTTCCTTTCTAGCTTGTCCTACTGAACTGCTCAAGTGCAG GTTACAAGCACAGAGTGCGCTTGCTGGTTCAGGAACAGCAACATTGGCAGTGAAATACGGAGGACCAATGGATGTGGCCAGACATGTTCTCAGATCAGAAGGCGGCGTGAGGGGTCTCTTCAAAGGCTTGATTCCCACTATGGCGCGTGAAATACCTGGAAATGCAGCAATGTTCGGCGTATACGAAGCAACAAAGCAATTAATTGCAGGAGGCACCGACACCTCAAAACTTGGTAGAGGCTCTCTGATGGCTTCCGGAGGCTTGGCCGGCGCTGCTTTTTGGTGTATGGTTTATCCAACTGATGTTGTTAAGAGTGTGTTGCAAGTTGACGATTACAAAAATCCAAAATTTTCTGGTTCAATTGATGCTTTCAGAAGGATAAAAGCTACCGAGGGAATTAAAGGGCTTTATAAGGGTTTCGGTCCTGCAATGTTCAGAAGTGTTCCTGCAAATGCAGCATGTTTCTTGGCATATGAGATGACAAGATCAGCTTTGGGATGA
- the LOC127123436 gene encoding uncharacterized protein LOC127123436: MDHQKLLSHDSSSIPLIARLDHLEFIMKYLERKQRCGNNVVNGGADNNNNKQQSSESSIKEDYFKGTLMDRVASLENRLFQLCVEMDSSGSSNPLSVASTQASGESSSSQGSKGEISYSFPTFNNVPNHNGDKQIMPHNHNNTTQFKEKPEIVEEPQTKSTCSSNKQQVVVAKNNKGKKSEKKSKSEKKIVPSISWPHLKLLGC, translated from the exons ATGGATCATCAAAAACTACTCTCTCATGATTCCTCTTCCATCCCTCTCATTGCTAGACTCGATCATTTGGAATTCATT ATGAAATATTTAGAAAGAAAACAAAGATGTGGAAACAATGTTGTTAATGGGGGTGctgataataataataataaacaacaATCTTCTGAATCTTCCATTAAAGAAGATTACTTTAAAGGAACATTGATGGATCGTGTTGCCTCTCTTGAAAACAGGCTTTTTCAG CTTTGTGTAGAGATGGATTCAAGTGGAAGCTCAAATCCTCTGTCTGTTGCTTCCACACAAGCTTCTGGTGAGTCTTCATCAAGCCAAGGATCCAAGGGAGAAATAAGTTACTCATTTCCAACCTTCAACAATGTCCCTAATCATAATGGTGACAAACAAATAATGCCTCACAATCATAATAACACTACTCAATTCAAG GAAAAACCAGAGATTGTGGAAGAGCCTCAAACGAAAAGCACATGTTCTAGTAATAAGCAACAAGTGGTGGTGGCAAAGAATAATAAAGGGAAGAAGAGTGAAAAGAAAAGCAAAAGTGAAAAGAAAATAGTGCCTTCTATTAGTTGGCCACATTTAAAATTACTAGGCTGTTAA
- the LOC127119728 gene encoding probable sphingolipid transporter spinster homolog 2 isoform X1: MVPKSAQTTNPSWFTPKRLLGIFCVINLINYVDRGAIASNGVNGSLATCTDSGVCTSGTGIQGDFNLNNFQDGVLSSAFLVGLLIASPIFASLAKSHNPFRLIGVGLSVWTIAIAGCGSSFDFWSIAICRMLVGVGEASFISLAAPFIDDNAPAAQKTAWLATFYMCIPAGTALGYVYGGLVGSQFNWRVAFWGEAIFMLPFPILGFLIKPLQLKGFAPMESKQALTSNEANASENGADGMLVVDQAFIRGSSLTSNLRNQFTRFSKDMQELLHDRVYVINVLGYISYNFVIGAYSYWGPKAGYSIYHMSNADLLFGGITIVCGIFGTLAGGMILDKMTSTISNAFKLLSGATFLGAIFCLIAFLFKGLSGFIVFFSVGELLIFATMAPVNYVSLRCVKPSLRPLSMAISTVSIHIFGDVPSAPLVGILQDHINDWRKTSLCLTSIFFLAAGIWFVGTFLKSKDLLNEDDEDQSTTTLIGERKPLLEASSSSQA; encoded by the exons atggttcccaaatctgCTCAAACTACCAATCCTTCTTGGTTTACGCCCAAAAG GCTTCTAGGTATATTTTGTGTCATAAACTTGATTAACTATGTGGACCGTGGAGCTATAGCTAGCAATGGTGTTAATGGAAGTCTTGCAACTTGTACTGATTCTGGTGTTTGTACTTCCGGTACTGGAATTCA GGGAGATTTTAACTTGAACAATTTTCAAGATGGAGTTCTTTCATCTGCATTTTTGGTTGGACTTTTAATTGCTTCTCCAATATTTGCTTCTCTTGCCAAAAG TCACAATCCATTCCGCCTTATTGGTGTTGGATTGTCTGTTTGGACAATTGCGATAGCTGGATGTGGTAGCTCTTTTGATTTTTGGTCTATTGCAATATGCCGAAT GCTAGTTGGTGTAGGCGAGGCTTCCTTCATAAGTCTTGCTGCACCATTCATAGATGACAATGCTCCTGCTGCACAG AAAACAGCATGGCTTGCTACATTTTACATGTGTATACCAGCTGGAACTGCTCTGGGCTATGTTTATGGTGGATTG GTTGGAAGCCAATTTAACTGGCGTGTTGCATTCTGGGGTGAGGCAATTTTTATGCTTCCTTTTCCCATATTGGGTTTTTTAATAAAGCCTTTGCAGTTGAAAG GATTTGCTCCCATGGAATCCAAGCAGGCACTAACATCTAACGAAGCAAATGCTTCAGAAAATGGAG CTGATGGCATGCTTGTTGTAGATCAAGCCTTTATCAGAGGATCCAG CTTAACATCCAACTTGAGGAATCAGTTCACCAGATTCTCAAAAGATATGCAAGAGCTTTTGCATGACCGTGTGTATGTTATAAATGTTCTAg GGTACATATCATACAATTTTGTCATTGGAGCTTACTCTTACTGGGGGCCAAAGGCTGGATATAGTATCTACCATATG AGTAATGCTGACTTGTTGTTTGGAGGTATTACAATTGTTTGTGGGATATTTGGTACTCTAGCTGGAGGCATGATTCTTGATAAGATGACTTCAACAATCTCAAATGCTTTCAAG CTTCTTTCTGGAGCAACATTTCTAGGGGCAATCTTTTGTTTGATTGCTTTCCTTTTCAAGGGCTTGTCTGGTTTCATTGTCTTCTTCTCTGTGGGTGAACTGCTGATATTCGCCACCATG GCTCCGGTAAATTATGTTTCTCTCCGTTGTGTAAAACCAAGTTTGAGGCCTTTGTCTATGGCAATCTCTACTGTGTCAATCCATATCTTTGGCGATGTCCCTTCCGCACCACTTGTCGGGATCCTGCAG GATCATATTAACGACTGGAGGAAAACATCTTTGTGTCTAACATCTATTTTCTTTCTTGCTGCTGGAATATGGTTTGTAG GAACCTTTTTGAAAAGTAAGGATCTGTTGAACGAAGATGATGAAGACCAATCGACCACAACTCTAATAGGGGAAAGGAAGCCATTGCTTGAAGCGAGCAGCTCCAGTCAAGCCTAG